In one window of Episyrphus balteatus chromosome 3, idEpiBalt1.1, whole genome shotgun sequence DNA:
- the LOC129917083 gene encoding solute carrier family 52, riboflavin transporter, member 3-A-like has translation MQEKSWKNCNIFKNRNLIVDLLVIFFGIGTWVCVNGTYLQLPILVKTAPESWSLPSYLSLVVQMGNIGPIIYTLVQKLTGDRIKESIYIYVLLTTGTVSTILAAFFYDRTAVIGETEYSVALYIFMFCFALTACTSSVLFLPYMGRFKEIYLITYIFGEGLSGLIPSVVALIQGVGGSTQCTLNQTETGPVWEKYTPPPLFGTTEFLIIVFALMLCSCIGFLLLDRLQLAKKEYANVINTTGNSYTYEKDDKNAVEELKQISSSQYNFLLVLMTVIGFLANGMFTSIQSYSTMPYGNQAYHLTATLGVIANPVACFLAVFLPHTSLKSIISLSSISGLCTIYVLVTALMSPNPFLMGTWWGSTLVIAIWTLLTGLISYIKLCIFTVMRAQGGKSLMWTGGVMQVGSLVGSVLFFVLINYTNSFKKYEETCG, from the exons ATGCAAGAAAAATCGTGGaaaaactgtaatatttttaaaaatcgaaatttaaTAGTAGATTTACTTGTTATATTTTTCGGCATTGGTACATGGGTTTGTGTTAATGGAACATATCTACAACTTCCGATTCTGGTTAAAACTGCTCCTGAATCATGGAGTCTTCCATCATATCTCAGCTTGGTTGTGCAAATGGGAAATATTGGACCTATAATCTACACACTTGTTCAAAAACTCACAGGTGACAGAATTAAAGAATCAATCTACATCTATGTACTCTTAACAACTGGAACAGTTTCAACAATTTTGGCTGCATTTTTCTACGATCGGACAGCAGTGATAGGCGAAACAGAATACAGTGTAGCGCTGTACATATTCATGTTCTGTTTCGCACTAACAGCATGTACAAGTTCGGTGTTATTTTTGCCTTATATGGGACGGTTTAAGGAGATTTATCTTATCACATATATTTTTGGTGAAGGACTAAGTGGATTGATACCAAGTGTGGTAGCTCTGATTCAAGGAGTTGGTGGTAGCACTCAATGTACTTTAAATCAGACTGAAACAGGACCAGTCTGGGAGAAATACACTCCACCGCCTCTATTTGGAACAACAGAATTCTTAATAATCGTTTTTGCATTGATGTTGTGTAGTTGTATAGGTTTCTTATTACTGGATCGTTTACAATTGGCTAAGAAAGAATATGCCAATGTGATCAACACAACTGGTAACTCTTATACTTATGAGAAAGATGATAAAAATGCTGTTGAAGAGCTCAAACAAATTTCATCGTCCCAATATAATTTCCTATTGGTGCTTATGACAGTGATTGGATTTCTGGCGAATGGAATGTTTACTAGCATTCAATCATATTCGACGATGCCTTATGGAAACCAAGCCTACCATTTGACAGCAACTCTTGGTGTAATAGCTAATCCTGTGGCATGCTTTTTGGCTGTCTTTCTTCCGCACACTAGTTTAAAGTCCATTATATCCCTATCAAGTATTAGTGGCTTGTGTACAATTTACGTACTTGTGACTGCTCTAATGAGTCCTAATCCATTTTTGATGGGAACTTGGTGGGGTAGCACTCTTGTT ATAGCTATATGGACCCTTCTGACAGGACTTATAAGTTATATAAAACTTTGTATCTTCACTGTGATGCGCGCACAAGGAGGCAAGTCTCTAATGTGGACGGGAGGCGTTATGCAAGTCGGTTCTCTAGTTGGATCAGTGTTATTCTTTGTGCTAATTAACTACACTAACAGTTTTAAGAAGTACGAAGAAACTTGCGGTTAA